A region from the Nocardioides coralli genome encodes:
- a CDS encoding DivIVA domain-containing protein: MTWIFAVLIVLALGAIAVVAAGRGTPMREVYDDRPDAVVPATGALGGHDLRRVRFSLAFRGYRMSEVDALLDRLADQLEADAGDPPPPAGRGDGESR, from the coding sequence GTGACCTGGATCTTCGCCGTCCTCATCGTCCTCGCGCTCGGCGCGATCGCCGTCGTCGCCGCCGGTCGGGGTACGCCGATGCGCGAGGTCTACGACGACCGACCCGACGCCGTCGTCCCCGCCACCGGTGCGCTGGGCGGCCACGACCTGCGCCGGGTGCGGTTCTCGCTGGCCTTCCGCGGCTACCGCATGTCCGAGGTCGACGCGCTCCTCGACCGACTCGCCGACCAGCTGGAGGCAGACGCCGGCGACCCGCCGCCACCGGCGGGTCGTGGCGACGGCGAGTCGCGCTAG
- a CDS encoding enoyl-CoA hydratase-related protein, which yields MTSPVLLDLTDGVATITLNRPDAMNSLDVATKEALRDVAEQVAEDPAARCVVLTGTGRAFCVGQDLKEHVEILRSDARDELFRTVDEHYNPIVTAVATMPKPVVAAVNGVAAGAGASLAMACDLRILSESAGFNLAFAGVALSCDTGASYHLQRLVGRARAIELLYFPRTVSAQESLELGLATRVVADDDLVPTVQETAARLAAGPTVAYGAMRRSVAYAAGHSLETALAFESRMMKETGATADHATAVDAFLAKEKPVFEGR from the coding sequence ATGACCTCTCCCGTGCTGCTCGACCTGACCGACGGCGTCGCGACGATCACGCTGAACCGGCCCGACGCCATGAACAGCCTCGACGTGGCGACGAAGGAGGCCCTGCGCGACGTCGCGGAGCAGGTGGCCGAGGACCCGGCGGCCCGGTGCGTGGTGCTGACGGGCACCGGGCGCGCCTTCTGCGTCGGCCAGGACCTCAAGGAGCACGTCGAGATCCTCCGCAGCGACGCCCGGGACGAGCTGTTCCGCACGGTCGACGAGCACTACAACCCGATCGTCACGGCCGTCGCCACGATGCCCAAGCCGGTCGTGGCCGCGGTCAACGGCGTGGCGGCCGGCGCCGGGGCCAGCCTCGCGATGGCGTGCGACCTGCGGATCCTGTCGGAGAGCGCCGGGTTCAACCTCGCGTTCGCCGGGGTGGCGCTGTCCTGCGACACCGGGGCGAGCTACCACCTGCAGCGGCTGGTGGGTCGGGCGCGGGCGATCGAGCTGCTCTACTTCCCTCGCACCGTGTCGGCGCAGGAGTCGCTCGAGCTCGGGCTGGCCACCCGCGTCGTCGCCGACGACGACCTCGTGCCGACCGTCCAGGAGACGGCCGCCCGGCTCGCCGCCGGTCCCACCGTGGCCTACGGCGCGATGCGACGGTCGGTGGCCTACGCCGCCGGCCACTCGCTGGAGACGGCGCTGGCCTTCGAGTCGCGGATGATGAAGGAGACCGGGGCCACCGCCGACCACGCGACGGCGGTGGACGCCTTCCTGGCCAAGGAGAAGCCGGTGTTCGAGGGACGCTGA
- a CDS encoding phosphotransferase has translation MTELVQLYDADGDPAGTADRARVRAENLTHAATAVVVRDPWGRVHVHRRTDTKDVYPGRHDFAAGGVVAAGEEPRAAAARELAEELGITGVTLEPVGVAHYGDDHTDYWGHCFTTTWGGEVTLQPEEVAWGDWWPLDRLVAAIDDDPEAWTPDTAALLGGWLRARVAERQDVEEQGWDSHTELVEGRWIDRTPRRPEVVPALTAEAALLPRLAPRLPLAVPVPLALGGTPPRFRHERVPGRPVRPDRLTADDGRRLGHFLRVLHDTPAELWASTGLGRDTALLPELDAMVDQVVPLLPADLRDAGSALLARLREAAHRSVLRHGDVGPSHLLTTDGRLTGVIDWTDAALGDPALDLAWAVHGTPQRFADALVSTYGATPAELARGRDWHLLGPWWEVQHGLAHDSPDHVDSGLAGAVERLRATP, from the coding sequence GTGACCGAGCTCGTCCAGCTGTACGACGCCGACGGCGACCCGGCCGGGACGGCCGACCGCGCGCGGGTTCGGGCGGAGAACCTGACCCACGCCGCGACGGCCGTGGTGGTCCGGGACCCGTGGGGGCGGGTCCACGTCCACCGGCGTACGGACACCAAGGACGTCTACCCCGGGCGCCACGACTTCGCCGCCGGTGGCGTCGTGGCCGCCGGCGAGGAACCCCGGGCGGCCGCCGCCCGCGAGCTGGCCGAGGAGCTCGGCATCACCGGGGTGACGCTCGAGCCGGTCGGCGTCGCCCACTACGGCGACGACCACACCGACTACTGGGGCCACTGCTTCACCACGACCTGGGGCGGCGAGGTGACGCTGCAGCCCGAGGAGGTCGCATGGGGTGACTGGTGGCCGCTCGACCGGCTGGTGGCCGCGATCGACGACGACCCCGAAGCGTGGACGCCGGACACCGCAGCGCTGCTGGGTGGCTGGCTGCGCGCCCGGGTGGCCGAGCGTCAGGACGTCGAGGAGCAGGGCTGGGACAGCCACACCGAGCTGGTCGAGGGCCGCTGGATCGACCGGACGCCGCGGCGCCCCGAGGTGGTCCCCGCCCTGACTGCCGAGGCCGCGCTGCTCCCCCGCCTCGCCCCTCGGCTGCCGCTCGCGGTCCCCGTGCCGCTCGCGCTCGGCGGCACGCCACCCCGGTTCCGCCACGAGCGGGTCCCGGGCCGCCCCGTCCGGCCCGACCGGCTCACGGCGGACGACGGCCGGCGGCTCGGTCACTTCCTCCGCGTGCTCCACGACACCCCGGCCGAGCTCTGGGCCAGCACCGGGCTGGGCCGGGACACGGCGCTCCTCCCCGAGCTCGACGCCATGGTCGACCAGGTCGTCCCGCTGCTGCCCGCCGACCTCCGCGACGCCGGGTCCGCTCTCCTCGCCCGGCTGCGGGAGGCGGCCCACCGCAGCGTGCTCCGGCACGGCGACGTCGGCCCCTCCCACCTGCTGACGACGGACGGGCGCCTCACGGGTGTCATCGACTGGACCGACGCGGCCCTCGGCGACCCCGCCCTCGACCTGGCCTGGGCGGTGCACGGCACGCCGCAGCGGTTCGCCGATGCACTCGTGTCGACGTACGGCGCGACCCCGGCGGAGCTGGCCCGCGGCCGCGACTGGCACCTGCTCGGCCCCTGGTGGGAGGTCCAGCACGGCCTGGCCCACGACTCCCCGGACCACGTCGACTCCGGCCTGGCCGGGGCCGTCGAGCGGCTGCGGGCGACTCCGTAG
- the dapD gene encoding 2,3,4,5-tetrahydropyridine-2,6-dicarboxylate N-succinyltransferase yields MTDAPTSAWGHGLTTLDADGTVLDVWFPSPALGDPADGDAPAELTALEGKDELRAVVREVRRVVVTDLQSAPATTEDAWLRLHLLSTRLVRPHDISVEGIFGQLTNVVWTSAGPCAVKDFETTRARLRAAGQQVSVFGVDKFPRLTDYVIPTGVRIADADRVRLGAHLAEGTTVMHEGFVNFNAGTLGASMVEGRISAGVLVGDGSDVGGGASIMGTLSGGGKEVISVGERCLIGANAGIGISLGDDCVVEAGCYVTAGTKVTVTDMDNKPKVVKAATLSGASNVLFRRNSVTGAIEAVPWQGEGIALNAALHAN; encoded by the coding sequence GTGACCGACGCACCGACCTCCGCCTGGGGCCACGGCCTCACCACCCTCGACGCCGACGGGACCGTCCTCGACGTCTGGTTCCCCTCCCCCGCGCTGGGCGACCCCGCCGACGGCGACGCCCCCGCTGAGCTGACCGCTCTCGAGGGCAAGGACGAGCTCCGCGCCGTGGTCCGTGAGGTACGCCGGGTCGTCGTGACCGACCTGCAGTCCGCGCCGGCCACGACCGAGGACGCCTGGCTGCGGCTGCACCTGCTGTCGACCCGCCTGGTGCGTCCCCACGACATCTCGGTCGAGGGGATCTTCGGCCAGCTCACGAACGTGGTGTGGACCAGCGCCGGCCCCTGTGCCGTGAAGGACTTCGAGACGACCCGCGCCCGGCTGCGGGCGGCCGGCCAGCAGGTCAGCGTCTTCGGCGTCGACAAGTTCCCCCGGCTGACCGACTACGTGATCCCCACCGGCGTCCGCATCGCCGACGCCGACCGGGTCCGGCTCGGTGCCCACCTCGCTGAGGGCACGACGGTCATGCACGAGGGCTTCGTCAACTTCAACGCCGGCACGCTGGGCGCCTCGATGGTGGAGGGCCGCATCTCGGCCGGGGTCCTCGTGGGCGACGGGTCCGACGTCGGGGGCGGTGCCTCGATCATGGGGACCCTGTCGGGGGGCGGCAAGGAGGTCATCTCGGTCGGCGAGCGGTGCCTGATCGGGGCGAACGCCGGCATCGGCATCTCGCTCGGCGACGACTGCGTGGTCGAGGCAGGCTGCTACGTGACGGCAGGCACCAAGGTCACCGTCACCGACATGGACAACAAGCCGAAGGTGGTCAAGGCGGCCACGCTCTCGGGCGCCAGCAACGTCCTGTTCCGGCGCAACTCGGTGACCGGCGCCATCGAGGCCGTGCCGTGGCAGGGCGAGGGCATCGCGCTCAACGCCGCGCTGCACGCCAATTGA
- a CDS encoding TIGR00730 family Rossman fold protein, with translation MTSKSKGPVTLRRSAVDEGTTDQRLLDSRGPSDWVHTDPWRVLRIQAEFVEGFGALAELGPAIAVFGSARTAPDHPFWGLAERLGRDLVEAGFAVITGGGPGAMEAANKGAIEAGGTSVGLGIELPFETGLNEYVDLGVNFRYFFARKTMFVKYSQGFVVLPGGLGTLDELFEALTLVQTRKVTSFPVVLMGVDYWSGLLGWLRDTVLAEGKIAESDLELLVVTDDVDEAVRLMVAARDDRLAEPPAHRPE, from the coding sequence ATGACGAGCAAGTCGAAGGGCCCGGTGACCCTACGCCGCAGTGCCGTCGACGAGGGCACCACCGACCAGCGGCTGCTCGACTCGCGGGGGCCCAGCGACTGGGTCCACACCGATCCCTGGCGCGTGCTCCGGATCCAGGCCGAGTTCGTGGAGGGGTTCGGGGCGCTGGCCGAGCTGGGTCCGGCGATCGCCGTCTTCGGCTCGGCGCGGACGGCGCCCGACCACCCGTTCTGGGGGTTGGCCGAGCGCCTCGGCCGTGACCTCGTGGAGGCCGGCTTCGCGGTGATCACCGGCGGTGGACCCGGCGCGATGGAGGCCGCCAACAAGGGCGCCATCGAGGCGGGAGGCACCTCGGTCGGGCTCGGGATCGAGCTGCCCTTCGAGACCGGGCTCAACGAGTACGTCGACCTCGGCGTCAACTTCCGCTACTTCTTCGCCCGCAAGACCATGTTCGTCAAGTACTCCCAGGGCTTCGTGGTGCTGCCGGGCGGCCTCGGCACCCTCGACGAGCTGTTCGAGGCGCTGACCCTCGTCCAGACCCGCAAGGTCACCTCCTTCCCGGTGGTGCTGATGGGTGTCGACTACTGGTCGGGCCTCCTCGGCTGGCTGCGCGACACCGTGCTGGCCGAGGGGAAGATCGCCGAGTCCGACCTCGAGCTGCTGGTGGTGACCGACGACGTCGACGAGGCCGTGCGGCTGATGGTCGCGGCTCGCGACGACCGGCTCGCCGAGCCGCCCGCCCACCGACCGGAGTGA
- a CDS encoding M14 family zinc carboxypeptidase, producing the protein MTSAAIRVALLALLGTLLLLPSGPASADAVIGKRKIGESVRGRPIMAYRLGERSKRDVVLISTMHGDEPHTRQILTALRDGRPIAGVDLWVVPTYNPDGLAAGTRKNARGVDLNRNYPHNWADLDGSYESGPRPASEPETRAMMRFLRDIRPVRILSFHQPLYGVDTDTKNKKFARKVARRLKLPTKTFDCGGVCHGTMTSWYNHHFRGAALTVEYGSRPSRRMMRRTAPRRVLDVFGARWRKLESEIV; encoded by the coding sequence ATGACCTCGGCCGCGATCCGGGTCGCGCTGCTCGCCCTTCTCGGGACCCTCCTGCTGCTGCCCTCGGGCCCTGCCTCCGCCGACGCGGTCATCGGGAAGCGCAAGATCGGCGAGTCCGTCCGCGGGCGCCCGATCATGGCCTACCGGCTGGGCGAGCGGTCCAAGCGTGACGTCGTCCTCATCTCGACCATGCACGGCGACGAGCCGCACACCAGGCAGATCCTGACCGCGCTCCGCGACGGCCGGCCGATCGCCGGCGTGGACCTGTGGGTGGTCCCCACCTACAACCCCGACGGGCTCGCGGCGGGCACCCGCAAGAACGCCCGCGGCGTCGACCTCAACCGCAACTACCCCCACAACTGGGCCGACCTGGACGGCAGCTACGAGTCCGGTCCGAGGCCGGCGTCGGAACCCGAGACCCGGGCCATGATGCGGTTCCTGCGTGACATCCGCCCGGTGCGGATCCTCAGCTTCCACCAGCCCCTCTACGGCGTCGACACCGACACCAAGAACAAGAAATTCGCGCGCAAGGTGGCCCGCAGGCTGAAGCTGCCGACCAAGACCTTCGACTGCGGCGGCGTGTGCCACGGCACCATGACCAGCTGGTACAACCACCACTTCCGCGGTGCCGCCCTCACCGTCGAGTACGGCTCGCGCCCCAGTCGTCGGATGATGCGCCGCACCGCGCCGCGCCGGGTCCTCGACGTCTTCGGCGCCCGGTGGCGCAAGCTCGAGTCCGAGATCGTCTGA
- the ileS gene encoding isoleucine--tRNA ligase: protein MTYPKVATGQSGEHDYGRGHVPGTPNFPAIEERVLAYWKADGTFEASVEQREPGDDGANEFVFYDGPPFANGLPHYGHLLTGYVKDLIPRYRTMRGQRVERRFGWDTHGLPAELEAMSQLGMKTTQEIVDLGIEGFNKACRSSVLAYTEEWRDYVTRQARWVDFDNDYKTLDLDFMESVLWAFKQLYDKGLVYEDFRVLPYCWNDETPLSNHELRMDEDVYQNRQDPAVTVGMRLETGEIALVWTTTPWTLPSNLLIMVGEDIEYVVVESDQPTGSTERYLLGAERLAAYARELGEEPKVVERLSGRDLVGRAYAPPFTYFEGTANAHRVVAADFVTTADGTGLVHSAGAYGEDDKVITDREGIELTVAVAKDGRFTFPITDYDGLHVFDANLPIIEHLKNATKGAGDTGSVVPGTVLLRRESYEHSYPHCWRCRQPLIYMSVSSWFVDTRKIRDRMLELNQEIRWVPDHVRDGQFGKWLENTRPWSISRNRFWGSPIPVWRSDDPAHPRVDVYGSLDEIERDFGVRPDDLHRPFVDELTRPNPDDPTGKSTMRRVTDVFDCWFESGSMPFAQVHYPFENADWFEDHYPGDFIVEYIGQTRGWFYTMHVLAAALFDKPAFETCVSHGIVLGSDGNKMSKSLRNYPNVYEVFDRDGADAMRWFLMSSPILRGGNLVVTERGIRESVRQVLIPLWNSWYFFALYANAANGGAGHDATLRTDSGHVMDRYILAKLREYVDAMTRQLDAFEVANACDSTRGFLEVLTNWYIRRSRDRFWSEDVDAFDTLYTVLEAVCRAAAPLLPLTTEEVWRGLTGERSVHLADYPDPAVLPDDAGLVAAMDEVRDAASAGLALRKAHGLRTRLPLASLTAVLDDASALAGFESLLADELNVKQVRLVQAGSEEAAAYAVEQRLTVNARAAGPRLGRDVQQVIKASKSGDWSVRDDGTVVCGDVELADSEFTLETVAGDAASGTATAVLPRGGFVVLDTATTPELEAEGTARDLVRAVQQARRDADLDVADRIALTIAGPVEVLEAARAHEQLIAEETLATSVAFEDAAEVDVRVARA, encoded by the coding sequence ATGACCTATCCGAAGGTCGCCACCGGTCAGTCCGGGGAGCACGACTACGGCCGGGGCCACGTGCCCGGCACGCCCAACTTCCCGGCGATCGAGGAGCGGGTGCTGGCCTACTGGAAGGCCGACGGCACCTTCGAGGCCAGCGTCGAGCAGCGCGAGCCCGGCGACGACGGCGCGAACGAGTTCGTCTTCTACGACGGCCCGCCGTTCGCCAACGGGTTGCCGCACTACGGCCACCTGCTCACCGGCTACGTCAAGGACCTGATCCCGCGCTACCGCACCATGCGCGGCCAGCGCGTCGAGCGCCGCTTCGGCTGGGACACCCACGGCCTGCCCGCCGAGCTCGAGGCGATGAGCCAGCTCGGCATGAAGACCACCCAGGAGATCGTCGACCTCGGCATCGAGGGCTTCAACAAGGCCTGCCGCAGCTCGGTCCTCGCCTACACCGAGGAGTGGCGCGACTACGTCACCCGGCAGGCGCGCTGGGTCGACTTCGACAACGACTACAAGACCCTCGACCTCGACTTCATGGAGTCGGTGCTCTGGGCCTTCAAGCAGCTCTACGACAAGGGCCTCGTCTACGAGGACTTCCGGGTGCTGCCCTACTGCTGGAACGACGAGACGCCGCTGTCCAACCACGAGCTGCGCATGGACGAGGACGTCTACCAGAACCGCCAGGACCCCGCGGTCACGGTCGGCATGCGGCTGGAGACCGGCGAGATCGCGCTCGTCTGGACGACCACGCCGTGGACCCTCCCGTCCAACCTGCTGATCATGGTCGGCGAAGACATCGAGTACGTCGTGGTGGAGTCCGACCAGCCGACCGGCAGCACGGAGCGCTACCTGCTCGGCGCCGAGCGGCTCGCGGCGTACGCCCGTGAGCTCGGCGAGGAGCCGAAGGTCGTGGAGCGGCTCTCGGGGCGCGACCTCGTGGGTCGCGCCTACGCGCCGCCGTTCACCTACTTCGAGGGCACCGCCAACGCCCACCGCGTGGTCGCCGCCGACTTCGTGACGACCGCCGACGGCACCGGGCTGGTCCACAGCGCCGGCGCCTACGGTGAGGACGACAAGGTGATCACCGACCGGGAGGGCATCGAGCTCACCGTCGCCGTGGCCAAGGACGGCCGCTTCACCTTCCCGATCACCGACTACGACGGGCTGCACGTCTTCGACGCCAACCTGCCGATCATCGAGCACCTCAAGAACGCCACGAAGGGCGCGGGCGACACCGGCTCCGTCGTCCCGGGCACGGTGCTCCTGCGCCGGGAGAGCTACGAGCACTCCTACCCGCACTGCTGGCGCTGCCGGCAGCCGCTGATCTACATGTCGGTGTCGTCGTGGTTCGTCGACACCCGCAAGATCCGCGACCGGATGCTGGAGCTCAACCAGGAGATCCGGTGGGTGCCCGACCACGTGCGCGACGGGCAGTTCGGCAAGTGGCTCGAGAACACCCGCCCGTGGTCGATCTCGCGCAACCGGTTCTGGGGCAGCCCGATCCCGGTGTGGCGCTCGGACGACCCCGCCCACCCCCGGGTCGACGTCTACGGCTCGCTCGACGAGATCGAGCGCGACTTCGGCGTCCGCCCGGACGACCTGCACCGGCCCTTCGTCGACGAGCTGACCCGGCCCAACCCGGACGACCCCACCGGGAAGTCGACCATGCGTCGCGTCACCGACGTCTTCGACTGCTGGTTCGAGTCGGGGTCGATGCCGTTCGCCCAGGTGCACTACCCGTTCGAGAACGCCGACTGGTTCGAGGACCACTACCCGGGGGACTTCATCGTCGAGTACATCGGCCAGACCCGCGGCTGGTTCTACACGATGCACGTGCTGGCGGCCGCGCTCTTCGACAAGCCGGCGTTCGAGACCTGCGTCAGCCACGGCATCGTGCTCGGCTCCGACGGCAACAAGATGTCGAAGAGCCTGCGCAACTACCCCAACGTCTACGAGGTCTTCGACCGCGACGGCGCCGACGCCATGCGCTGGTTCCTCATGTCCAGTCCGATCCTGCGCGGCGGCAACCTCGTCGTGACCGAGCGCGGCATCCGTGAGTCCGTCCGGCAGGTGCTGATCCCGTTGTGGAACAGCTGGTACTTCTTCGCGCTCTACGCCAACGCCGCGAACGGCGGTGCGGGCCACGACGCCACGCTCCGGACCGACTCGGGGCACGTCATGGACCGGTACATCCTCGCCAAGCTGCGGGAGTACGTCGACGCGATGACCCGGCAGCTCGACGCCTTCGAGGTCGCCAACGCGTGCGACTCCACGCGTGGCTTCCTCGAGGTGCTGACCAACTGGTACATCCGCCGGTCCCGCGACCGGTTCTGGAGCGAGGACGTCGACGCCTTCGACACGCTCTACACGGTGCTCGAGGCCGTGTGCCGGGCCGCCGCCCCGCTGCTGCCGCTCACGACCGAGGAGGTCTGGCGCGGGCTGACGGGGGAGCGGTCGGTGCACCTCGCCGACTACCCCGACCCGGCCGTGCTCCCCGACGACGCGGGGCTGGTCGCCGCCATGGACGAGGTCCGCGACGCGGCCTCGGCCGGGCTCGCGCTGCGCAAGGCCCACGGCCTGCGGACCCGGCTGCCGCTGGCGTCGCTCACCGCCGTGCTCGACGACGCCTCGGCGCTGGCCGGGTTCGAGTCGCTGCTGGCCGACGAGCTCAACGTCAAGCAGGTGCGGCTGGTGCAGGCCGGGTCCGAGGAGGCGGCGGCGTACGCCGTCGAGCAGCGGCTCACGGTCAACGCCCGCGCCGCCGGGCCGCGGCTGGGACGCGACGTGCAGCAGGTCATCAAGGCCTCGAAGTCGGGGGACTGGTCGGTGCGCGACGACGGGACCGTGGTCTGCGGTGACGTCGAGCTCGCCGACAGCGAGTTCACCCTCGAGACCGTGGCCGGTGACGCCGCGAGCGGCACGGCCACCGCGGTGCTGCCGCGCGGCGGCTTCGTGGTGCTCGACACCGCCACGACGCCGGAGCTGGAGGCCGAGGGCACGGCGCGCGACCTGGTCCGCGCGGTGCAGCAGGCCCGGCGTGACGCCGACCTCGACGTGGCGGACCGGATCGCGCTGACGATCGCCGGGCCCGTCGAGGTGCTCGAGGCCGCCCGCGCCCACGAGCAGCTGATCGCCGAGGAGACGCTCGCGACCTCCGTGGCGTTCGAGGACGCCGCCGAGGTCGACGTCCGGGTCGCCCGGGCCTGA
- a CDS encoding PaaX family transcriptional regulator has product MHARSALFDVYGDHLRSRRSQAPVAGLVELLEAVGIQGPAVRTAISRMVAEGALEPVRLDAGRGYRATERTIRWLDDVSARVYRRVDRDWDGNWYLALVHPPAERADRARLRADLAFIGYAELTPHTWVSPFPRSELTEVLQRVRTTARLARADRIEPEPTDAWDLAELSAAYHRFVRDADAMLTAASEPVSDRDAFATRFRLVHEWRKFLFTDPGLPDRLLPEDWPGREAEQLFTAEAERLKPASDRFVAHCLD; this is encoded by the coding sequence ATGCATGCCCGGTCCGCGCTCTTCGACGTCTACGGGGACCACCTCCGATCCCGCCGCAGCCAGGCTCCGGTCGCGGGCCTGGTCGAGCTGTTGGAGGCGGTCGGCATCCAGGGACCCGCGGTCCGCACCGCCATCTCGCGCATGGTGGCCGAGGGGGCGCTCGAGCCCGTGCGGCTCGACGCGGGGCGGGGCTACCGCGCGACGGAGCGCACCATCCGCTGGCTCGACGACGTCTCCGCGCGCGTCTACCGCCGGGTCGACCGGGACTGGGACGGCAACTGGTACCTCGCGCTGGTGCATCCGCCCGCGGAGCGGGCCGACCGCGCACGGCTGCGTGCCGACCTCGCGTTCATCGGCTACGCGGAGCTCACGCCCCACACGTGGGTCAGTCCCTTCCCCCGCAGCGAGCTGACCGAGGTGCTCCAGCGCGTCCGGACGACGGCACGGCTCGCGCGGGCCGACCGGATCGAGCCGGAACCGACCGACGCCTGGGACCTGGCGGAGCTCTCGGCGGCGTACCACCGCTTCGTGCGGGACGCGGACGCGATGCTCACAGCGGCGTCCGAGCCGGTGAGCGACCGTGACGCCTTCGCGACCCGGTTCCGGCTCGTCCACGAGTGGCGGAAGTTCCTCTTCACCGACCCCGGGCTGCCTGACCGGCTGCTGCCTGAGGACTGGCCCGGTCGCGAGGCGGAGCAGCTCTTTACCGCGGAGGCCGAGCGCCTGAAGCCCGCCTCTGACCGGTTCGTGGCCCACTGCCTCGACTGA
- a CDS encoding DUF3117 domain-containing protein: MAAMKPRTGDGPLEVTKEGRGLVMRVPLEGGGRLVVELNADEATELRQALEGVTS; encoded by the coding sequence ATGGCGGCGATGAAGCCCCGGACGGGCGACGGTCCGCTGGAGGTCACCAAGGAGGGACGCGGGCTGGTCATGCGCGTGCCGCTCGAGGGTGGCGGACGGCTGGTCGTGGAGCTCAACGCCGACGAGGCGACCGAGCTGCGGCAGGCGCTCGAGGGCGTCACCAGCTGA
- the dapE gene encoding succinyl-diaminopimelate desuccinylase: MTTLDLTADAVSLTEQLVDIESVSQNEQAIADAVESALRTLPHLTVSRHGHTVVARTDLGRGERVVLAGHLDTVPVNGNLPVRREGGLLHGLGTCDMKSGDAVILRLAATVPEPNRDLTFVLYDAEEIDDEFNGLRKLAESHPELLEADFAILMEPSNASVEAGCQGTLRVDVRTTGERAHSARSWRGVNAIHGAAEILDRLNAWEPRKPVIDGLEYHEGLNAVWISGGVAGNVIPDECVVAVNYRFAPDRSVEQAEQHVREVFAGFDVRLTDSAPGALPGLDRPAAKAFVEAVGGEVGPKFGWTDVSRFSALGVPAVNFGPGDPMLAHKQDEHVPIEHIERCERQLRAWLGAP, from the coding sequence ATGACGACGCTGGACCTGACCGCCGACGCGGTGTCGCTCACCGAGCAGCTGGTCGACATCGAGTCGGTGAGCCAGAACGAGCAGGCGATCGCCGACGCGGTCGAGAGCGCGCTGCGGACGCTGCCCCACCTCACCGTCAGCCGCCACGGCCACACCGTGGTGGCGCGGACCGACCTCGGCCGTGGCGAACGGGTCGTGCTGGCCGGTCACCTCGACACGGTGCCGGTCAACGGCAACCTGCCGGTCCGGCGCGAGGGCGGCCTGCTCCACGGGCTCGGCACCTGCGACATGAAGTCCGGTGACGCGGTCATCCTGCGGCTCGCCGCCACGGTGCCCGAGCCCAACCGCGACCTGACGTTCGTGCTGTACGACGCGGAGGAGATCGACGACGAGTTCAACGGCCTCCGCAAGCTCGCCGAGAGCCACCCCGAGCTGCTCGAGGCCGACTTCGCGATCCTCATGGAACCCTCCAACGCCTCGGTCGAGGCCGGCTGCCAGGGCACGCTGCGGGTCGACGTCCGGACCACCGGCGAGCGCGCCCACTCCGCCCGCAGCTGGCGCGGGGTGAACGCCATCCACGGTGCCGCCGAGATCCTCGACCGGCTCAACGCCTGGGAGCCGCGCAAGCCGGTCATCGACGGGCTGGAGTACCACGAGGGCCTCAACGCCGTCTGGATCTCCGGCGGGGTCGCGGGCAACGTGATCCCCGACGAGTGCGTCGTGGCCGTCAACTACCGCTTCGCCCCGGACCGCTCGGTGGAGCAGGCCGAGCAGCACGTGCGTGAGGTGTTCGCCGGCTTCGACGTCCGGCTCACCGACTCCGCCCCGGGGGCACTGCCGGGCCTCGACCGTCCGGCCGCCAAGGCCTTCGTCGAGGCCGTCGGTGGCGAGGTGGGTCCCAAGTTCGGCTGGACCGACGTCTCGCGGTTCAGCGCCCTCGGCGTGCCGGCCGTCAACTTCGGCCCGGGCGACCCGATGCTCGCCCACAAGCAGGACGAGCACGTGCCGATCGAGCACATCGAGCGGTGCGAGCGGCAGCTGCGGGCGTGGTTGGGCGCTCCCTGA